The Coccinella septempunctata chromosome 9, icCocSept1.1, whole genome shotgun sequence genomic interval TTAATATTAACGCTTGTCTTGTTCTTGATAGAATATTGTGCTGATCCAAATGAGAAAGACATATTCTTCCACGAAACATTTGGTGAAACATGTGGTGAAACATCATCCAAGAAGGAGGGTATGTAGTTTATATATTCTATTATCTACCTTCTTCATTTATGGACTAAATTATTCACAGAGTCATCAAGTACAGCATCAACTTCATTGGATTGTGATGAAGATTTGAAGGTGCTGGTTCCAACGAGGTGTTatgtgagaaaaaaaaagaaagatatTTTGAGAGCTACAGAAAGAACAGTTTCTCAATCTATTCTAGAAGGTATGTTGTCTTTCGTAACTATTGTGTAGTTGTTGTAATTGTTGGATTTTTCAGAATCTCATACTTCAAGACAGGAAGATTCTGAGGATTATAGAAAATAATGAGAGTCTGCAGAATTTGTCATGCCCACcaagcaagaagaaaaaatcttcaGGCCTTCTCGAAGAGAAATTGGAGAAggcattttatatgaaaaatattttagaagGGGCTGTGCaagagaataaacaaaaagaaataGCACATAATGAATTGGCTGAATTATGTGGGAAACGAACGAGGCAAGTCAGATTCAGGCATCATGATTTTATATATACTACTTCTCCCCTTGCTGTGTGCGCAAATAATGCTCCAAATCGCAGAAGAAAGGGAAAGAAAAAGCACCGAAAAACTAATGGTAATTGATCGAGAAGGTTCAAAGGACATACACTTAAACTATTcaatacacataaaaatataCTGACAAACGAAGATTTTTTCGTGATATTTGGAtggtaaatatgtaaataatgcATTTGAATTATACATTAATTATTCTGTGATATTGATGgttttatgaataatttttttttagaacaAACGAAGATTTTCTCGTTATATTGGAATTGTGAATGTGTAAATaatatatttgaattgattgtaCATATAGATTGTCCTATGATAttgatgactttataaatatattattctTAAATATATCTCTTTTTCCCACAAATTTTacataaaatatataacataatattaaaattaataagATGACGATAAATCAAAGTTGAAactttatttttgatattcatcgagtcattttaaatgtctatactgcattcacatttattttatcactcggttggccatagaaatttgacacattctactctgtttagtagaaaaatgtggggttttgacgcttttcagaagatttctggTTCTAGTTCAGCGCTATCTTGTACATTCTacataaaagtctcagtaatcatGTGGTGGAAAATTATGAAGGACTTGAAACAAGTGCTAGAGCCCTTCGAAGAGGCTACACGAGCTGTGAGCGGTCAGCAATACCTGACAGCTTCATCAGTTATAGTAATAACTGATTGTCTCTTGGACATTTGCCAAGAATTAATGAAAATCGATGTAGAATCAGAGGTCAAATGTTTGGAACGGTGAAAAGTTTGGAACGGGGATTGAAAGAACGTCTCAGCAACGTGGAGTATAGTAATACGTTAGCTTTTTGCACGTTACTTGATCCGCGTATTAAAACTTTTGTAATTTCGGCcttatagtccgggaggtggtgtcacttttttattagtgatttatctgcaactcaaatgtgatttattagagagttgcactattactgtactcgaaatcgaaagtcagtcagcgcgaccgtggtgggcgtgggcgtgggaggcgttgaaactcgccggaaaaatctcaaaaaaaagggATCGATCTGCACGTAAAACTTTGTAATaaggtaaattattcatgattatgagtgaaaatgggcgtcagtcactttcccgatggtggaaacatcgtcagtcaggcggttgaagatggtcggaaaaatctgaaaattgacaagtgaccgatcttcacttgaaattttgaaaaatgattattttaatcaaattaaaCATAAAAATAGCCGTCAGtacgtttatagtggtggattctgcgtcagtcaggcttccaaattcaagggcagtgaccagcttcctttggcgcgctgcaccttatgcagttcgacttacgcatattccaccggcatcgtgctgGCTGTacgagtgtacataacaattacttgtttatacagggtgtatcatcataaactggacaaacatatatagtggttaaatgacaccgggagaatcacttttccttatgacatataccccgttttcgacgcataagcgagaaataaggtgttcaacgtcgtatttgagcaatattctattgAGTGGGCTCAGTTATCTATAAACCTCAAcgtaacggtttctggtcacatcggagtatttttgagtgctcaattcaTTAAAGATGAAGAActgcgaaaaaaaatttcaaaatggcggaaaaccttcgatgtccgtgattttttttgtttccaaattgaatttcattttctgaatgaacacaattttcgaacaatttccttgtagtttcctacaatcaggaaacgtttcaacaatttcgagttttcatttcTCAGAAAAGCGTTATAAGGCTTATATTCAAACTTCGGCAACGTGATTCATGTCGTCCGATTTTCAGTTCGGTATTCTTCCCTTCCCTTGTAAATTCATCCTTAATTGTCTTGTTTATATCCACCTGAACATCGGAAAATACAGgaaatgctctgattttcaTGGGTACGAAACATGACACACTGCTTCCACAGTCTTCCCCAGGCATCATACAGTTAAATATGAGTCCTCACCGAGTTATATGGGCATCAAATTATATAACCATTTGCCAAGTCGCTTGAAATCAATGAGTGCAAAATCTTTCAAGAGAGAAGTTGAGTTCCTTTTAACAGGTGTTACTACAGTATGGAGGAGTTCCTTAAGGACttcatttgttgaatttgttattttttttctcttgtatttgTCATAAtagacttgtcctatacatttcttAAGGGTCCAAAAggattttataattttatttatttatttatatgatgaaacaccctatatgaacaagtaattgttatgtacactcgataaataatcgtcagccggcacgatgccggtggaatatgcgttattattattattattataactgcgaaaggtgcagcgcgccaaaggaagctggtcactgcccttgactttggaagcctgagtgacgcagaatccaccactataaacgtgactgacgtccatttttacgttcaacttgattaaaataatcatatttCAAGTGAGGATcggtcacttgtcaattttcagatttttccgaccatcttcaaccgcctgactgacgatgtttccaccatcgggaaagtgactgacgccaattttcactcataatcatgaataatttaccttattacaaagtttcacgtgcagatcaatcacttttttctgagatttttccggcgagtttcaccgcctcccacgcccacgcccaccgctattgaactgactgacgcgcggacctcatatgtacaagtgaagaactactcatcctaaaaaattcgtgtgaagatcgatcactagttcaaaagtgacgccacctcccggactattaGGGGAGATCATTTctgaaaaagatgaaaaaaaatcgaccATTCCAAATAGTGATGAATCCCccgaaaaaaacaaaactatcgatTTGGTCATCGAAAGACCGAATTGTCAGTGATGAAGGCAATAAATGCTCAAACAAAACAGTGAGTTCTAGAGCGATCATTGAATTCCAAAGATATAAGGAAGATGAAGTCGTCCTTGATAGAAAAAAAGATCCGTTGGTGTGGTGGAGTGAAAATCAATTCTTATACCCAAATTTGAGTGATCTTGCGCGACGAAAATTCTGCGCAGTTGCAACATCGGTTCCATGTGATAATCTATTTTCGAAGGCGGGCAATATTTTGACAGATCGAAGAACCCGCCTGAATGCCAAAAAAGTTCAAGAACTTTTGTTTTTGAACTAcaattataaaatattaaaaTGTTTTTACATGTATTTTTATATACTGTGgcgttttttattattatttgtggGTAGGTACCGGACCTGACGAGCcactattttttgtttgttttttgtttgtAACTTAAGgtttttttattcgatttgaAAATATCTGatgcaataataataatcttatTATTACAGATTATTGTAAGGTTTTATATGTGTTTAACATTTTTTGTGTCTGCCACAAAGtacaatcaaaaattttttacttATTGTACTATGTATAtatttgttgaatttcactCTCTTTTCGTTTATATaactttattattcaaaatatgcaAAGAGCTACATTTCTCGTCCTTTTTGTGCTCATTTGCGATATTTACTTCAGTTTTGAGTAGATATGCAATTGGATATTTTCCATTGCAATAAGTAATATCGTGATATCTATTAATTGAGTTTTTATAATGTATAATTATATTTGaagattcaatattttttctgttttgatTTTCGTCCCTATTTTATGTTGTTTCTATATGTTATGGATTTGATGAAATTATGGTAgcaagaataataaaaaattttaatctcTGCAGGCTCTGCATGGTTTCATTATCAACAAGTCCCATTTCACTTTTTTCATTCCACTCCAAGTAGTTATAGAATCCTTATTCTATTAGAGTATCCCCGAACATTTAATTCGAATGAAAGTGGTATCGTAGGGAGTTGGACATATCAAAAGCTTTTATAACTTCGTCGACGTTTCGGAACCAATGGTTCCTTTCTCAAGACTGCTCAAATTGTGAAAAGTGTATGTGGGACAGACTAAACAATATTTAAGTGAGAGAATAAGACAATATGTAGGGGATGCAGCACAAGTACATAATAACAGTGGAAACAAAACAGCGTTGACCCAACATATGAAAAAGGAAGGACATAAGTTCAATTTTAACAACGTAAAAATTTTAGATAGGGAacagaaaattcaaaaagaCTCATAAGTGAAATGGTGTTCATAAGGAAAAAGAATTCGGTCAATTATAGAGAAGACACTAATAATCTTAGTAAATTTTACGACTGTGCTATTTCCAGGATgacaactatacttcattcaactttattttagcagtcggttggccatggaaatttgacacatttcactctgtatagtacgaaaatgtggggttctgaagcttgtcaaaacatttttgggttttaaatcgacgctatgttgcccgttctacgtaaaagcttctgttattacgtattttatcacaatgtcgaatctcttcggaaaatatgtgacgaacataattgaagtttatacaaaatgtttgaaggcataccaaatccagttatttgcatggaaaatacaagaaatcagtataatatcataatatgcactagcttgaggagagttaatgttcgttatcttctttggcttacatcatttgtagatttcaaaaatattaacttgaagatgaaatgcatatgatccagtggttgggaatgggtatcacCCGAAGGaactaacagataattacaagcatgttaaattcttcaacaaaaatcatcttgcatcaatataagtaaaaggaattgaaggaagtttcaagttaagatgcaacttaaccgttgaagaaaaatttcacatgaataaacaagtaacagggcaacttgcgcgtatttgtggctattcatcttaatacattgatgtaataataataattaggtatttattagtaccttaagacatttacattgtataggacaagtcaaatgaaaaatagaaaaatccattttagggaacttattctccgatgacatttatcgaaaatcctgtagtaaacttttcgcattaattcactcaaacataaaattctcaaatgccaccacttttttgcgtctcccaatagaaggaaattctttgtctcttcattcacaatctttctgatctgaaatattcagctgaaatataagtcttttagattcagatgaaacattatataaattctcttacattgaatatgttcgctaccgtctgacgtattgtggattttagaatatcagggtataactatttgaatgagcagacctgaattctaaatagcacttcctgaaaccctgtctgttttttcaatcactttcaaattttcgtaataaaaattgatattagttgtggcaacggcgttatgacattaacgacatttcatgagtgccaacctaacttcgttctagttacaaaaacttgagaaaattatttcatggccaaccgactgctaaaataaatttgaatgaagtatagattaTAGTAAGAAGAGAACATTTCAAACAAATCAATATGaaaacttcatattttctaCCTGCCGGTGTTTTGCTCGTTGCCTAGTTAACCACCTTGAATTTGGATTCCATGACTTTGACTCTTGGAGCGTAGACACATCTATGTTCCAGGCTTTGACTTATGCTAGTTTAAATTTAGGTTCTATGTTTGTGACGTATAGACCTGACAATTATTAATGAATTTGTTTACGTGTGCTATAGATTAAGATCAAGATTTTTATTCCTGACTACGAAAAATCTGATAATTCAGTCCTAATCCATGTTATTATTTATTAACTTTTAAGATCTTTTGCCGCATTATAACCAGGCAAGTATCCATGCCAACAACCGACAGTTCCCAATGAATCGGAATCTGTTTGAGGTAATCTCAGATAGAGTAAAGAAGGCTGAGGCAACCATCAAACTCGGTACTTCGGTACATGAGTCAAGAAACGGATCCATCGCACAAGCTGCATGGACGGCAAGATCCCAGGAAGAGCCGGTTCAGTTTGAACGTAATGAACAGTATTCCGAATCGACTATCCAGATTATGTCTAATCAGTTAATTGATGTCAGAGTAGCGATGGGCGCACTCATAACCAACTTCAGAGTGAGGAAGGACCAAATCCAAAACCTACGACCCTACGCTTGCTATGACTTTAACAACTACACTGAGGTTCCGAATGCATGGCATCAAACACGTAATAACATCTCTACCCAAGGTGATGTTGGAAGGTGGAATCTTGATGATTACCGCACAGCATTCACGAACAAGGATAGACACAGAACGTCCTGGGTAAGAGGGATGTTAAAGAACAAGAATGATTGTAGGATTGTTTTGTGAATTCATACATACAACCAAAAAAGAATGCAACGAAACAGCGAAAAGTAAATAGATCAATAAGGAAAAAGAAAATGCAGGAATCGGACAGCGACGATGACGATGATCAT includes:
- the LOC123320398 gene encoding uncharacterized protein LOC123320398, whose translation is MRFSLPTHNLPEYCADPNEKDIFFHETFGETCGETSSKKEESSSTASTSLDCDEDLKVLVPTRCYVRKKKKDILRATERTVSQSILEESHTSRQEDSEDYRK